In 'Nostoc azollae' 0708, the following are encoded in one genomic region:
- a CDS encoding chlorophyll a/b-binding protein, which produces METRSSTDIPPVAKAYNGVDRNAFIFGWNPQAELWNGRLAMIGFLAYLLWDLAGYSVLRDVLHIMRY; this is translated from the coding sequence ATGGAAACTCGTTCTTCTACCGATATACCACCAGTTGCTAAAGCATATAATGGAGTAGATCGTAACGCCTTTATCTTTGGTTGGAATCCCCAAGCTGAATTATGGAATGGACGCTTGGCAATGATTGGATTTTTAGCCTACCTGCTGTGGGATTTAGCAGGCTATAGCGTTCTCCGTGATGTCCTGCACATTATGAGATATTAG
- a CDS encoding MFS transporter codes for MQEMYILWWMAQIPVNTPNVTPAQASVLTSGPRFFVALISGVILAFAFQLVLTNLSIAAGISYLGHPSESQEVESFGGTIRKIGTRLGIWTLVTVTVALFIACFLAVKLSLLILDPRLGAILGLVIWGAYFLLLMWVSTTTVGSLIGSVVNTATSSFQAIMGTATAALGTRAVNQQVVATAEAAASAVRRELGSALTPANIRQNIEEYIEKLRPPEIDISRIRSEFERLLSEPQFKAYASSSDLRNIDRQRFIDLVSSRTDLSKREVNRVADSLYDAWQQVITHNVPANKRLAELVDYLKSLPPGQTKTDELNAKLDQLITEIHSSKETEQKPGMIKQAISALSAVVLDRADLSDLDVEKIWDSLATAREKFTKQIIQQPYNPIRADIENYLLNTHPWQLSPKNIVQESRDVIYDPAADPGVIRSELEKITRQDFVKILQAKGLLTQGQIQEIADQLVAVKNEVLITVIAQEEREIVQDLQRRVESYLLVTPKADLTSAGIEENFKPLLADSEADYQSLSRRLAQVEREQMGEILLGRNDIQEWELDPILDELEMQRDRVLLESLSMSKQAQHQVETLWLNVESYLRNTGRQELNPDAIRTDLKRLLEDPQGGIMAIQARLSRFDRDTLVQLLSQRQDLNEAQVNQIIDVVEEIWGGILHTPQKAKEQYDSITSTIADYLRNTGKEELNPEAIQQDLTRLFAHPREGVVALRHRLSHIDRDTLVKLLTQRQDLSEEQVNQIIDSVQTSIRNIIRAPRRLASRTQQRIQTFQTYLQEYLRLTGKAELNPEGIKRDVQLLLHDPRVGMESLSDRLSHFDRDTIIALLKIREDISDEEAGRIADNIILVRDQFVEQVRGIQRRIQDVIEGIFASIRNYLNSLERPELNYDAIKHDIRQLFEDPQAGFDALRDRLSSFNHDTLIAILSSREDISEDDAKHIIDQIERARNTVLQRAEQLQHEAQHRLEQVKHQAQRQAEETRKAAANASWWLFATAVVSGISAALGGAIAVVLI; via the coding sequence ATGCAGGAAATGTACATATTGTGGTGGATGGCACAAATACCTGTAAACACCCCCAACGTCACACCAGCACAGGCATCGGTTCTTACTTCCGGTCCGCGCTTTTTTGTGGCTTTAATTTCTGGGGTAATTCTCGCTTTTGCCTTCCAATTAGTGTTAACAAATCTCTCAATTGCCGCTGGGATTTCCTATTTGGGGCATCCGTCAGAGTCGCAGGAAGTTGAAAGTTTCGGGGGTACGATTCGCAAAATTGGGACGAGGTTGGGAATTTGGACTTTAGTTACGGTAACAGTTGCTTTATTCATAGCTTGTTTCTTGGCTGTAAAATTGAGTCTATTAATTTTAGATCCCAGATTAGGTGCAATTTTGGGCTTGGTAATTTGGGGTGCATACTTTTTATTACTAATGTGGGTCAGCACAACTACGGTAGGATCTTTAATTGGTTCGGTCGTGAATACGGCCACTTCTAGTTTTCAGGCGATTATGGGAACTGCTACGGCTGCTTTGGGTACTAGGGCTGTAAATCAGCAAGTGGTGGCAACGGCGGAAGCGGCTGCATCGGCTGTGCGGCGGGAGTTAGGGAGTGCATTGACACCAGCAAATATTCGCCAAAATATAGAAGAGTACATAGAAAAGCTACGTCCTCCAGAAATTGATATATCGAGGATTCGTTCTGAATTTGAAAGGTTACTGAGTGAACCGCAATTTAAAGCCTATGCCAGTAGTTCAGACCTCCGTAATATTGACCGTCAGCGGTTTATTGATTTAGTCAGCAGTCGCACGGATTTATCTAAACGAGAAGTTAACCGTGTCGCTGATTCTTTATATGATGCTTGGCAACAAGTAATCACTCATAACGTACCCGCAAATAAGCGCTTGGCTGAGTTGGTTGATTATCTCAAATCCCTGCCGCCAGGACAAACTAAAACAGACGAACTCAATGCTAAACTTGACCAGTTAATTACAGAAATTCATTCTTCCAAAGAAACAGAACAAAAGCCTGGTATGATAAAACAGGCAATATCAGCACTGAGTGCGGTAGTTTTAGATAGGGCAGATTTGTCTGATTTAGATGTAGAAAAAATTTGGGATTCCCTAGCTACTGCTAGAGAAAAATTCACAAAACAAATTATACAACAGCCTTATAATCCAATTCGCGCTGATATTGAAAATTACTTACTCAATACCCATCCTTGGCAATTAAGTCCGAAGAATATTGTTCAAGAATCTCGAGATGTGATCTATGATCCTGCTGCTGATCCTGGTGTAATACGTAGCGAATTAGAGAAAATTACCCGTCAAGATTTTGTCAAAATTTTGCAAGCCAAGGGACTGTTAACTCAAGGTCAAATTCAGGAAATTGCTGATCAATTGGTAGCAGTAAAAAATGAAGTATTGATAACAGTAATTGCCCAGGAAGAAAGAGAGATTGTCCAAGATTTGCAAAGAAGAGTTGAAAGTTATTTACTTGTGACTCCTAAAGCAGACTTGACATCAGCAGGAATTGAGGAAAATTTTAAACCTTTGTTAGCAGATTCAGAGGCAGATTATCAATCTTTATCCCGGCGATTAGCACAAGTTGAACGGGAACAAATGGGAGAAATCCTGTTAGGACGTAATGATATTCAGGAGTGGGAATTAGACCCGATTTTAGATGAGTTGGAAATGCAGCGTGATCGCGTGTTGTTAGAGTCTCTCAGCATGTCCAAACAGGCACAACATCAAGTGGAAACTCTGTGGTTGAATGTTGAATCATATCTACGTAACACGGGTAGGCAAGAATTAAATCCTGATGCTATCCGCACTGATCTGAAACGACTGTTAGAAGACCCCCAAGGGGGAATTATGGCTATTCAGGCGCGGTTGTCTCGCTTTGACCGAGATACTTTGGTGCAATTGTTGAGTCAACGCCAAGATTTAAATGAAGCACAAGTTAATCAAATTATTGACGTGGTGGAAGAAATATGGGGTGGTATTCTCCACACACCACAAAAAGCAAAAGAACAATATGATTCTATCACCTCTACTATTGCAGATTATCTGCGAAATACTGGTAAGGAAGAATTGAATCCTGAAGCTATTCAGCAAGATTTAACTAGGTTATTTGCACATCCCAGAGAAGGTGTTGTCGCACTGCGTCACCGTTTATCGCACATTGACAGGGATACTTTGGTGAAGTTGTTGACTCAACGTCAAGATTTGAGTGAGGAACAAGTTAATCAAATTATTGATAGTGTACAGACATCAATTAGAAATATTATCCGTGCGCCGCGTCGGTTAGCAAGCAGGACACAACAAAGAATACAAACTTTTCAAACTTATTTGCAGGAGTATTTACGATTAACTGGTAAAGCAGAATTGAACCCCGAAGGCATTAAGCGGGATGTGCAATTATTGTTGCATGATCCACGAGTGGGGATGGAAAGTTTGAGTGATCGCCTCTCGCATTTCGACAGAGACACAATTATTGCGTTGTTGAAAATCCGGGAAGATATAAGTGATGAAGAAGCAGGGAGAATTGCTGATAATATTATCCTCGTGCGTGATCAATTTGTAGAACAGGTTCGGGGTATTCAACGACGTATTCAAGATGTAATTGAGGGGATTTTTGCCAGTATTCGCAATTATCTTAATTCTCTAGAACGCCCGGAACTTAATTATGATGCCATTAAGCATGATATCCGCCAATTGTTTGAAGATCCCCAAGCCGGGTTTGATGCATTGCGCGATCGCCTCTCATCTTTCAATCATGATACCTTGATAGCTATTTTAAGTTCTCGTGAGGATATCTCTGAGGACGATGCTAAACACATTATTGACCAAATTGAACGCGCCCGAAATACTGTTTTACAACGGGCTGAACAGCTACAGCACGAAGCGCAGCATCGGCTAGAACAGGTGAAACATCAGGCACAGCGTCAAGCCGAGGAAACGCGCAAAGCAGCTGCTAATGCCTCTTGGTGGTTGTTTGCAACAGCGGTTGTTTCCGGTATTTCTGCGGCTTTAGGAGGTGCAATCGCTGTGGTGTTGATTTAA
- a CDS encoding serine/threonine protein kinase, with the protein MSKQTVSQLLQGRYHILQSLGAGVFGQIYIVEDVDYPERPRYVVKQLKVNNYQSNSYFYYLKLRFFTETETLKHLGQHDQIPQLITCFEENDRFYLVQEYISGQPLSVELKQNQQQGRKWDTTAAMAFLEDALGILEFVHSQGFIHCDLKPENLIRRSCDGKLVLIDFGSIQPIDFSIDTELLISQIPVSSLGYIPPEQFLGQTQPNSDIYALGMIALQGLTGLTPLQLKINPANNDLPWCCENTKIDDYLTVFISQMIRYNYQDRFHSASEAIWVFEQITWQHHTEAIMSPKSSKVPEPKAKIVPVKNQNSTVKSDPLLAGMRWGIMINSLVVGLGAYSLASQSQLHPETVTLSQAISEYQAGNLGKAINLAKSIPPYSNVYPEAQDSIAEWQKQWQADTENYLVAEQALNKGKLSEAMRAVPQIPYTLYWRSKREKILEQTQANLEAKTNDLLSQAYGKAKIKDFSAALEYLHQIPPETAAGAMLQQKLVEYNQKRQMRAGYFLHKAYQKALVNDFSGAIKLLDNVPQDTSIYPQAQIKLKEYSEKLLLREKIKGIVNQTKMSVVSQPNLFSQKDSDANIAYFSTPDYPVEVNIST; encoded by the coding sequence ATGAGCAAGCAAACAGTCAGTCAGTTATTGCAAGGACGCTATCACATCCTTCAAAGCCTTGGTGCAGGAGTATTTGGACAAATATACATTGTTGAAGATGTAGACTATCCAGAAAGACCCAGATATGTTGTTAAACAGCTAAAAGTTAACAACTATCAGTCTAATTCCTATTTTTACTACCTCAAACTGCGTTTTTTTACAGAAACCGAAACTCTCAAGCATTTAGGACAGCATGATCAAATTCCTCAACTTATCACCTGTTTTGAGGAAAATGATCGGTTTTATTTGGTGCAAGAATACATTTCTGGGCAACCCTTATCTGTCGAATTAAAACAGAATCAACAGCAGGGACGCAAATGGGATACAACCGCAGCTATGGCATTTCTAGAAGATGCTTTAGGCATTCTTGAATTTGTTCATTCTCAAGGATTCATTCACTGTGATCTCAAACCAGAAAACTTAATCCGACGCTCTTGTGATGGAAAATTAGTGCTAATTGATTTTGGTTCAATTCAGCCAATTGATTTTAGCATTGATACAGAATTATTGATTTCTCAGATTCCTGTGAGTTCATTAGGTTACATCCCACCAGAACAATTTCTTGGTCAAACACAACCTAATAGTGATATTTATGCTTTGGGAATGATTGCTCTCCAAGGTTTAACAGGTTTAACACCTCTGCAACTAAAAATTAATCCTGCGAATAATGACCTGCCTTGGTGTTGTGAAAATACTAAAATTGATGATTATCTAACCGTTTTTATCAGCCAAATGATTCGCTATAATTATCAAGACCGTTTTCACTCTGCCAGTGAGGCGATTTGGGTATTTGAACAAATCACATGGCAACACCATACAGAAGCAATTATGTCACCAAAGTCTTCAAAAGTTCCTGAACCAAAAGCTAAAATTGTTCCAGTTAAAAATCAAAATAGCACGGTTAAATCAGACCCATTATTAGCAGGAATGCGATGGGGCATCATGATTAATTCTTTAGTAGTTGGCTTAGGAGCATATTCTTTAGCTAGTCAATCTCAACTCCACCCAGAAACAGTAACCTTATCTCAAGCAATATCAGAGTATCAAGCCGGGAATTTAGGAAAAGCAATTAATTTAGCTAAATCAATTCCTCCCTACAGCAATGTATATCCGGAAGCTCAAGATTCAATTGCTGAATGGCAAAAGCAATGGCAAGCTGACACAGAAAACTATTTAGTCGCTGAACAAGCCTTAAATAAAGGTAAATTATCAGAAGCAATGCGTGCTGTTCCGCAAATTCCCTACACTTTATATTGGCGTTCTAAAAGAGAAAAAATACTTGAACAAACACAAGCTAACCTGGAAGCAAAAACAAATGATTTATTAAGTCAAGCTTATGGAAAAGCTAAAATTAAAGATTTCTCGGCTGCTTTAGAATATCTGCATCAAATTCCTCCAGAAACTGCTGCGGGTGCTATGCTGCAACAAAAATTGGTTGAATACAATCAAAAACGACAAATGAGAGCAGGATATTTCTTGCATAAAGCCTACCAAAAAGCATTAGTGAATGACTTTTCTGGAGCGATAAAATTGCTTGACAACGTTCCCCAAGATACAAGTATTTATCCTCAAGCTCAAATCAAATTGAAAGAGTATAGCGAAAAACTCCTACTTAGGGAAAAAATTAAAGGAATTGTCAACCAGACAAAAATGTCTGTTGTCAGTCAACCCAATCTGTTTAGTCAGAAAGATTCAGATGCCAATATCGCATATTTTTCTACACCAGATTATCCAGTAGAAGTGAATATTAGCACTTAG
- a CDS encoding YcjF family protein: MPLSRIVTIIVGLIIILGLALWLIDSLSRLYWQLSYSPVLGNLLLLLLILLLGGLLAAFIYYVLVLRSGEEKSGRNRRRVTPVQVPAAKSDAASSTLQAVRQQVAQIQDEVTRQALLSRTKEIEANLARGEIQVVVFGTGSSGKTSLVNAIIGRMVGEVNAPMGTTQVGETYCLRLKGLERKILITDTPGILEAGVAGTEREQLARALATEADLLLFVVDNDLRRSEYEPLKGLAEIGKRSLLILNKTDLYIQDDQEAILSKLRQRVREFIASNDVVAIAANPQPAKLETGETFQAEADIVPLLRRMACVLRAEGEDLVADNILLQSLRLGEEARKLIDSQRRRQADKIVARYQWIGAGVVSVTPLPVVDLLATAAVNAQMVVEIGRVYGCDLNMQRGRELALSLGKTIAGLGIVKGAIELLSTALQLHVATFIIGRAIQGVTAAYLTRIAGKSFIEYFRHDQDWGDGGMIEVVQQQFQINRRDEFIKVFIQEAIAKVVKPLTDSE; encoded by the coding sequence ATGCCACTTTCCCGCATAGTTACAATCATTGTCGGTCTGATTATCATTCTGGGGTTAGCCCTGTGGCTAATTGATTCGCTGTCTCGGCTTTACTGGCAGTTATCCTATTCTCCCGTATTAGGTAATCTGCTGCTGTTGTTGTTAATTCTACTTTTAGGAGGATTGCTTGCGGCTTTTATCTATTATGTGTTGGTTCTGAGGTCTGGTGAGGAAAAATCGGGCCGTAATCGTAGACGAGTTACTCCGGTACAAGTTCCTGCGGCTAAATCTGATGCGGCTTCTTCTACTCTCCAAGCTGTGCGTCAACAGGTAGCGCAAATTCAAGATGAAGTGACTCGTCAAGCTTTACTCAGTCGCACTAAGGAAATCGAAGCCAATTTAGCACGGGGTGAAATTCAAGTAGTCGTGTTTGGGACGGGGAGTTCGGGAAAAACTTCCTTGGTGAATGCTATTATAGGGCGAATGGTGGGTGAAGTGAATGCACCAATGGGTACAACTCAGGTGGGTGAAACCTATTGTTTGCGTTTGAAGGGATTGGAACGGAAAATTTTAATTACGGATACACCAGGGATTTTAGAGGCGGGGGTAGCAGGAACAGAAAGGGAACAACTGGCCAGGGCTTTGGCGACGGAAGCTGATTTACTGTTATTTGTGGTAGATAATGATTTACGCCGTTCTGAATATGAACCACTGAAGGGTTTAGCGGAAATTGGTAAGCGATCGCTCTTGATTCTCAATAAAACTGATCTATATATACAGGACGATCAAGAAGCCATTTTATCCAAGTTGCGTCAACGGGTACGGGAATTTATCGCTAGTAATGATGTAGTGGCGATCGCTGCAAATCCCCAACCTGCAAAATTAGAAACCGGCGAAACTTTCCAAGCAGAAGCAGATATTGTCCCCCTATTGCGACGCATGGCTTGTGTATTACGCGCTGAAGGTGAAGATTTAGTTGCAGATAATATTCTCTTACAATCACTACGTTTAGGTGAAGAAGCCCGCAAACTAATTGATTCCCAGCGTCGTCGTCAAGCTGATAAAATTGTTGCCCGATACCAATGGATCGGGGCAGGAGTGGTATCTGTAACCCCTTTACCAGTTGTAGACTTACTAGCTACAGCCGCAGTTAACGCCCAAATGGTAGTAGAAATTGGTAGAGTTTACGGTTGTGATTTGAATATGCAACGGGGGCGAGAATTAGCCCTCTCTTTAGGAAAAACTATTGCTGGCTTAGGCATAGTTAAGGGTGCAATTGAATTACTCTCAACTGCTTTGCAACTTCATGTTGCAACTTTTATAATTGGTCGAGCTATTCAAGGGGTGACAGCAGCTTATTTAACCCGCATTGCCGGCAAAAGCTTTATTGAATATTTTCGTCATGATCAAGATTGGGGTGATGGGGGAATGATAGAAGTTGTACAACAGCAATTTCAGATCAATCGCCGAGACGAGTTTATCAAGGTATTTATCCAAGAAGCGATCGCTAAAGTAGTAAAGCCGTTAACAGACAGTGAATAG
- a CDS encoding HAMP domain-containing protein: protein MLLKVAIATVLAVYTSRIIAHLINAVTKIALRVTKGANFKLQAPVTTKDEIGTLADALNQLIQQVKRLLEVQENESQIKLIQGEKMSSLGRMLAGVAHITNNPVNFISGNVVHAKTYVNNLLKLLITYPEAIPNPPTQVQAVAREIDLEFLETDLPKILNSMTLGTESTREIVRSLKNLSRLDEGQRHLVDLHTYIY from the coding sequence ATGCTACTGAAAGTAGCCATTGCCACAGTTTTAGCTGTATACACTAGTAGAATTATTGCCCATCTCATTAATGCAGTCACAAAGATAGCCCTAAGAGTTACCAAAGGAGCTAATTTTAAATTACAAGCACCTGTCACCACAAAAGATGAAATTGGTACTTTAGCTGATGCTTTAAACCAGCTAATTCAACAAGTAAAACGCCTTTTAGAAGTGCAAGAAAATGAATCCCAAATAAAACTGATTCAAGGCGAGAAAATGTCAAGTTTAGGTCGAATGTTAGCTGGTGTAGCTCATATAACTAATAATCCTGTTAACTTTATTTCAGGTAATGTAGTCCATGCCAAAACTTATGTTAATAATTTATTAAAACTACTAATAACATATCCAGAAGCTATTCCTAATCCACCCACTCAAGTCCAAGCTGTAGCTAGAGAAATTGATTTAGAATTTTTGGAAACTGATCTACCAAAAATACTTAACTCCATGACATTGGGAACTGAAAGCACACGCGAAATAGTCCGCAGTTTAAAAAACTTATCGCGGCTAGATGAAGGTCAACGGCATTTAGTAGATTTACATACATACATCTATTGA
- a CDS encoding ATP-binding protein: MVVPIGDNGPGITTEHQNKIFETFFTTQPWGISTALGLAITHQIVVEKHKGKISCNSQLEQGTEFAIYLPINQS, translated from the coding sequence GTGGTAGTGCCAATAGGAGATAATGGACCGGGAATTACCACAGAACATCAGAACAAAATATTTGAAACTTTTTTCACCACTCAACCATGGGGTATTAGTACAGCTTTAGGTTTAGCAATTACTCATCAAATTGTGGTGGAAAAACACAAAGGTAAAATTAGTTGTAATTCTCAGTTGGAGCAAGGTACAGAATTTGCGATTTACCTACCAATTAATCAGTCTTGA
- a CDS encoding DUF937 domain-containing protein: MGLFDQILGAVGNSNQQGGLGQLLSIANTIQHISNTSSTDNSTIQLVLSVVGKQVHSSLQEKQVSEGIEAVENLVNQFAGNSPDSQAVSSLFSPDVQQQVAEKAAQRTGLHVGIIQQLLPTLVPLVLSFFQSGGNPMLNKFLDADGNGDVDIADAIKLASRFLGR, from the coding sequence ATGGGACTTTTTGATCAAATTCTTGGTGCTGTTGGTAATTCTAATCAACAAGGTGGTTTAGGTCAACTTTTAAGTATTGCCAATACAATCCAGCACATAAGTAACACTAGTAGTACAGATAATTCAACTATTCAATTAGTTTTGTCAGTAGTTGGTAAACAGGTACATTCATCTTTGCAAGAAAAGCAAGTCAGCGAGGGAATAGAAGCGGTAGAAAACCTGGTAAATCAATTTGCAGGAAATTCTCCCGATTCTCAAGCTGTGAGTTCCCTATTTTCGCCAGATGTGCAACAACAAGTAGCAGAGAAAGCAGCGCAACGTACTGGCTTACATGTGGGAATAATTCAACAATTATTACCTACTTTAGTACCTTTAGTTCTGAGTTTCTTCCAATCCGGTGGAAATCCGATGCTGAATAAATTCCTTGATGCTGATGGAAATGGAGATGTTGATATTGCTGATGCTATTAAGTTAGCTAGTCGGTTTTTAGGCAGGTAA
- the fni gene encoding type 2 isopentenyl-diphosphate Delta-isomerase, protein MVLPVNPPTSTPTQTQNRKADHIRICLEEDVQCQQVSTGLERYRFTHCCLPECDRKDIDISTNFLGKHLNAPLLISSMTGGTEHAGIINRRLAEVTQQYKLAMGVGSQRVALEKPQVADTFAIRKYAPDVLLFANLGAVQLNYQCGVDECLRIIDILEADALILHINPLQEFIQPRGDTNFWGLFDKIANLCSKLPVPVIAKEVGNGISATMAAKLISVGIQAIDVAGAGGTSWALVESERAENPLQRRLGKTFADWGIPTAKCITSIRAQFSEIPLIASGGLRHGLDVAKVIALGADIAGLAIPFLQAADVSEYALQELTEVLIAEITTVLFCTGNRNLYQLQYSNSLQSIQ, encoded by the coding sequence ATGGTATTACCCGTAAACCCTCCTACCAGTACCCCGACACAAACGCAAAATCGCAAAGCAGATCATATCCGTATCTGTCTAGAGGAAGATGTACAATGTCAGCAAGTCAGCACGGGATTAGAACGTTATCGTTTTACTCATTGTTGTTTACCGGAATGCGATCGCAAAGATATTGATATCAGCACGAATTTTTTAGGGAAACATCTCAATGCACCTTTGTTAATTTCCTCCATGACCGGAGGAACAGAACACGCAGGAATCATTAACCGTCGTTTGGCAGAAGTCACCCAACAATATAAACTAGCTATGGGTGTAGGTTCTCAGCGTGTGGCATTGGAAAAACCCCAAGTTGCTGATACCTTTGCTATTCGCAAGTATGCCCCTGATGTGCTGCTGTTTGCTAACCTGGGTGCAGTACAACTTAATTATCAATGTGGGGTTGATGAATGTCTGCGAATTATTGATATTTTAGAAGCTGATGCTTTGATTTTACACATTAACCCCCTACAAGAATTCATTCAACCCAGAGGTGATACAAATTTCTGGGGATTATTTGATAAAATAGCTAATTTATGCAGTAAATTACCAGTACCTGTAATTGCCAAAGAAGTGGGTAACGGCATTTCTGCGACAATGGCAGCAAAACTCATATCTGTGGGAATACAGGCCATTGATGTAGCTGGTGCTGGTGGTACATCTTGGGCATTGGTGGAAAGCGAACGGGCAGAAAATCCTTTACAGCGGCGCTTAGGTAAGACTTTTGCAGATTGGGGCATACCGACAGCAAAATGTATTACTAGTATTCGCGCTCAGTTTTCGGAAATACCTTTAATTGCTTCTGGTGGGTTACGTCATGGATTAGATGTAGCGAAAGTGATCGCACTCGGTGCAGATATTGCTGGTTTAGCAATACCCTTCCTACAAGCCGCAGATGTATCAGAATACGCACTGCAAGAGTTGACAGAGGTATTAATTGCTGAAATTACTACCGTATTATTCTGTACTGGCAACAGAAATTTGTATCAGTTACAGTACTCTAACAGCTTGCAAAGTATACAATAA
- the sppA gene encoding signal peptide peptidase SppA, translating to MTNFLKQTFASLIGSLLGLTIFSGIATLSLFFLIVIAATSKDTGPQVKDKSILVFDLSMKITDSQPSSSDFLKKTLIGVNEDQITLRKVIETLEKAQRDPRIVGIYIDATKSGAASGLGYASLKEIRQGLDKFRASGKKIIAYSTDWNEREYYLSSVANNIVLNPVGLMEINGLSSQPVFLAGALQKYGVGIQVVRVGKFKGAVEPFILDKLSPENRQQTQKLLDDVWGEWRTSVGKSRKIQPQKLQAIADSQPILEANTSKTNGLVDQVAYQDQVVADLKKLTASDKDDKSFRQIHLSDYAEVPGKSMGVERNSENKIAVVYAEGEIVDGKGEDGEIGGDRFAKIFNKIRQDQDVKSVVLRINSPGGSATVSEIIQREIKLTRQAKPVIVSMGDVAASGGYWIASDSNRIFAETNTITGSIGVFGLLLNGQKLAKNNGITWDTVKTAQYADNQTVSRPKSPQELALYQRSVNRIYNMFINKVAQGRKLPQQKVAEIAQGRVWSGVAAKEIGLVDEIGGLNVAIEYAAKQAKLGKNWELEEYPRVTSLEERLFGKKLQQAQGTLGIEKTQLKPNSLLLAELEKLQQEISTLNKVNDPQGIYARLPFNLKID from the coding sequence ATGACTAACTTTCTTAAACAAACTTTTGCTAGTTTAATTGGTAGCCTACTAGGACTGACTATTTTCTCTGGTATCGCCACTCTGAGCTTATTTTTCTTGATTGTGATTGCTGCTACTTCTAAAGATACAGGGCCACAAGTCAAAGATAAATCCATATTGGTTTTTGACTTGTCAATGAAAATTACCGACAGTCAACCCAGTTCCAGCGACTTTCTGAAAAAAACCCTAATAGGAGTAAATGAAGATCAAATTACACTCCGCAAAGTTATAGAAACTCTAGAAAAAGCACAACGCGATCCGCGCATTGTTGGTATTTATATAGATGCTACTAAATCAGGTGCAGCAAGTGGACTGGGTTATGCTTCCCTGAAAGAAATTCGTCAAGGTTTAGATAAATTCCGTGCATCTGGTAAAAAGATTATCGCCTACAGCACAGACTGGAATGAAAGAGAATATTATCTGAGTTCAGTAGCTAATAATATCGTACTCAATCCCGTAGGACTGATGGAAATCAACGGTTTGAGTTCACAACCGGTGTTTTTAGCGGGAGCATTGCAGAAATATGGTGTTGGTATTCAAGTTGTGCGAGTAGGGAAATTTAAGGGAGCAGTAGAACCGTTTATACTTGATAAATTAAGTCCCGAAAATCGGCAACAAACCCAGAAATTATTAGATGATGTGTGGGGAGAGTGGCGGACATCTGTAGGAAAAAGCCGGAAAATTCAACCACAAAAATTGCAGGCAATTGCAGATAGTCAACCTATTTTAGAAGCTAACACCTCTAAAACCAACGGTTTAGTAGATCAAGTAGCTTACCAAGATCAAGTAGTCGCTGACCTAAAAAAATTAACTGCTAGTGATAAAGATGATAAAAGCTTCCGACAAATTCATCTTAGCGACTACGCCGAAGTTCCTGGAAAATCAATGGGTGTAGAACGCAACTCAGAAAATAAAATTGCCGTTGTCTATGCAGAAGGAGAAATAGTTGACGGTAAAGGAGAAGACGGAGAAATAGGAGGCGATCGCTTTGCCAAAATCTTCAACAAAATTCGTCAAGATCAAGATGTTAAATCTGTGGTGTTAAGAATTAACAGTCCAGGTGGTAGCGCCACAGTTTCCGAAATCATTCAGCGAGAAATAAAACTAACTCGACAAGCCAAACCAGTCATCGTTTCCATGGGTGATGTAGCTGCATCTGGTGGTTATTGGATCGCCAGTGATTCCAACCGCATTTTTGCCGAAACCAACACAATTACAGGTTCTATCGGCGTATTTGGCCTATTATTGAACGGTCAAAAGTTAGCCAAAAACAACGGCATCACTTGGGATACAGTTAAAACCGCCCAATATGCAGATAATCAAACAGTTTCCCGTCCAAAATCACCCCAAGAATTAGCACTTTATCAACGCAGTGTTAACCGTATTTACAATATGTTTATCAATAAAGTTGCCCAAGGACGGAAACTACCACAACAAAAAGTAGCCGAAATTGCCCAAGGTCGAGTTTGGTCAGGTGTAGCAGCTAAAGAAATCGGTTTAGTTGATGAAATTGGTGGTTTGAATGTTGCCATTGAATATGCTGCTAAACAAGCCAAATTAGGCAAGAATTGGGAATTGGAAGAATATCCGAGAGTTACTAGCTTAGAAGAACGTTTATTTGGCAAGAAACTACAACAGGCCCAAGGAACATTAGGAATTGAAAAAACTCAACTCAAACCAAATAGCCTGCTTTTAGCAGAATTGGAAAAATTACAACAGGAAATTTCTACTTTAAACAAAGTGAACGATCCTCAAGGAATTTATGCTCGTTTACCGTTTAACTTGAAAATTGACTAA